In one Bacillota bacterium genomic region, the following are encoded:
- the porA gene encoding pyruvate ferredoxin oxidoreductase encodes MGNRVALTGNEAVALAMKQIDPDVVAAYPITPQTDIVQYFSSFVSDGKVRTEFVTVESEHSAMSATIAASSAGARAMTATSSQGLALMWEMLYIAASYRNPIVMPVVNRALSGPINIHCDHSDTMGARDSGWLQLYSENAQEVYDNMIQAVRISEHPDVLLPAMVCQDGFITSHGLENLVVEDDALVRGFVGEYKPEHSLLEPKRPMTVGPLALQNYYFEFRKQQAEAMHRAKPIILDIAREYERLTGRRYGLFEAYQMDQAEVAVVVLNSTAGTAKVVVNEFRKRGVKAGLLKLRVLRPFPREELIESLRGLKAFSVMDRADSYSCLGGPLFTEIRSIMYEEATKPIAQGFVYGLGGRDVGLDDIRAVYQSTVEAAEAGKGQSDVAYIGVRE; translated from the coding sequence ATGGGGAACAGGGTGGCCCTGACTGGCAATGAAGCTGTAGCCTTGGCCATGAAGCAGATCGATCCTGATGTGGTGGCTGCGTATCCCATCACACCTCAGACTGACATAGTCCAGTACTTTTCAAGCTTCGTGAGCGATGGCAAGGTAAGGACGGAATTCGTTACCGTGGAGAGCGAGCACAGCGCAATGAGCGCCACCATAGCTGCGAGCTCGGCGGGTGCCAGGGCCATGACGGCCACATCCTCCCAGGGCCTCGCGCTGATGTGGGAAATGCTGTACATAGCGGCATCTTACAGGAATCCCATCGTGATGCCAGTGGTGAACAGGGCACTCTCCGGTCCAATCAACATACACTGCGACCATAGTGATACCATGGGTGCCCGGGACTCTGGGTGGCTCCAGCTGTATTCGGAGAACGCCCAGGAGGTCTATGACAACATGATACAGGCCGTTCGCATATCGGAGCACCCCGATGTGCTCTTGCCGGCTATGGTATGCCAGGATGGCTTTATCACTAGTCACGGGCTGGAGAACCTTGTGGTTGAGGACGATGCGCTGGTGCGTGGTTTTGTCGGGGAGTACAAGCCAGAACATAGCCTCCTTGAGCCCAAACGGCCCATGACAGTAGGGCCGCTGGCGCTTCAGAACTACTACTTCGAGTTCCGGAAGCAACAGGCTGAAGCCATGCACCGAGCCAAGCCAATCATCTTGGACATTGCCCGGGAGTACGAGAGGCTGACCGGGAGGAGATATGGCCTGTTCGAAGCGTACCAGATGGACCAGGCGGAAGTGGCAGTGGTGGTCCTGAATTCCACAGCTGGCACAGCCAAGGTCGTGGTGAACGAGTTCCGCAAGAGGGGAGTCAAGGCCGGCCTTCTCAAGCTCCGCGTGCTGCGCCCATTCCCCCGGGAGGAACTCATTGAGTCACTCAGGGGCCTGAAGGCCTTCTCAGTGATGGACAGGGCCGACAGCTACTCCTGCCTTGGCGGTCCCCTGTTCACGGAGATCCGTTCAATAATGTACGAGGAAGCCACCAAGCCAATAGCCCAGGGTTTTGTATACGGCCTGGGTGGTAGGGATGTGGGGCTTGACGATATCAGGGCAGTCTACCAGTCCACCGTTGAGGCTGCAGAGGCAGGCAAGGGACAATCCGACGTCGCCTATATCGGCGTTAGAGAGTGA
- a CDS encoding thiamine pyrophosphate-dependent enzyme, whose protein sequence is MATLKELTRKPELLTGGHRLCAGCGASIVVRQLLKAADTPLVLANATGCLEVATTIYPYTAWRASWMHSAFENAAATISGIEAAYKSLKRQGKIQEDIKFVAFAGDGGTYDIGFQALSGAAERGHKMVYVCYDNGAYMNTGIQRSSSTPLGADTTTSPAGSKVPGKTMHRKDLSAIMAAHNIPYVAQVSPSHWSDAVKKMEKALAADGPAFINALAPCPRGWRTQTSETIDLCRLAVDTCYWPLYEVEDGVWRLTQKPKEKKPLEEWLKRQGRFRHLFKGNNKAILDELQGWVDRNWESLLKRCETG, encoded by the coding sequence ATGGCGACCCTTAAAGAGCTTACAAGGAAGCCCGAGCTCCTGACAGGGGGACATCGCCTCTGCGCAGGTTGCGGTGCTTCCATCGTTGTGAGGCAATTGCTCAAGGCAGCGGACACTCCGCTGGTACTCGCCAATGCCACAGGATGCCTTGAGGTTGCCACGACCATCTACCCCTATACGGCTTGGCGTGCATCATGGATGCACTCAGCCTTTGAGAATGCGGCGGCCACCATCTCCGGTATTGAGGCAGCGTACAAGTCACTGAAGAGGCAGGGGAAGATCCAGGAAGACATCAAGTTCGTTGCCTTCGCAGGAGACGGAGGAACCTACGACATAGGGTTCCAGGCTCTCTCCGGGGCCGCTGAACGAGGCCACAAGATGGTGTACGTCTGCTATGACAACGGCGCCTACATGAACACTGGGATCCAGCGCTCCAGCTCCACTCCCTTAGGGGCTGACACCACAACAAGCCCCGCGGGAAGCAAGGTGCCGGGTAAGACAATGCATAGGAAGGACCTGTCAGCCATAATGGCTGCTCACAACATACCTTACGTGGCCCAGGTGTCTCCCAGCCACTGGTCAGATGCGGTGAAGAAGATGGAGAAGGCCCTGGCGGCCGATGGCCCCGCATTCATAAACGCGCTGGCGCCCTGCCCAAGGGGCTGGCGCACTCAGACCAGTGAGACCATAGACCTGTGCCGGCTGGCAGTAGACACCTGTTACTGGCCCCTTTATGAAGTAGAGGACGGTGTATGGAGGCTAACGCAGAAACCAAAGGAGAAGAAGCCCCTGGAAGAGTGGCTAAAGAGGCAAGGGCGGTTCCGGCACCTGTTCAAGGGAAATAATAAGGCTATCCTGGATGAGCTGCAGGGATGGGTTGACAGGAACTGGGAGAGTCTGCTGAAGCGCTGCGAGACAGGCTAG
- the gltX gene encoding glutamate--tRNA ligase: MRFAPSPTGYLHIGGARTVLFNWLFARKHGGTLVLRVEDTDTERTLEDSCRQILDSLKWLGLNWDEGPEVGGPYGPYWQSQRKDLYREAAMELLETGLAYHCYCSPQELEQRRNEARKRGDLSRYDGRCREITSLERQALEAQGRSWVLRLRTPDSGATIVSDLIGGNVTFDNLVIGDFVIMKSDGMPTYNFACVVDDVGMKITHVIRGDEHVSNTPRQVMIYQALDLPVPAFAHVPMILAADRSKLSKRHGATSVEEFREAGFLPEAILNYLVLLGWSPGDDQEFMDIPEMVDKFSLDRISSTPAIYDVTKLAWMNGHYLRQADPERLAQLSIPHLQKTGLVPADITAEERAQVKELVSVVSERVRTLEEVPDAISYFLSEDWDYDQGGVVKHFAREGVLDLLEKAYDVLKQLPDFSLETVESAYRGLIDTLGISGGFLIHPTRLALTGRTVGPGLFHIMSLLGKDTTLRRLKRAIEWVRRTVAENNSAQASAQDDPGKVDARRPT; this comes from the coding sequence GTGCGATTTGCTCCTTCCCCAACGGGATACCTGCATATCGGAGGAGCGAGAACAGTCCTTTTCAACTGGCTATTTGCACGCAAGCACGGTGGCACCTTGGTGCTGAGGGTGGAAGACACCGACACGGAACGCACTCTGGAGGATTCCTGCCGCCAGATCCTGGATAGCCTAAAGTGGCTGGGACTAAACTGGGACGAGGGGCCCGAGGTGGGGGGCCCCTACGGGCCCTACTGGCAGTCACAGCGCAAGGACCTTTACCGGGAAGCCGCCATGGAACTGCTAGAGACAGGCTTAGCGTATCACTGTTACTGTTCCCCACAGGAACTAGAGCAACGCAGGAATGAAGCAAGGAAGAGAGGGGATCTATCGAGATACGATGGGCGTTGCCGGGAGATTACCTCCTTGGAGAGACAGGCCTTGGAGGCCCAGGGAAGGTCATGGGTGTTGAGACTTCGGACCCCGGACAGCGGTGCCACTATCGTTAGCGACTTGATCGGGGGTAACGTGACCTTTGACAATCTAGTCATTGGTGACTTCGTCATCATGAAGTCTGACGGCATGCCCACCTACAACTTCGCTTGTGTAGTGGATGACGTCGGTATGAAGATTACCCACGTTATCAGGGGTGACGAGCATGTCTCCAATACACCCCGCCAAGTCATGATCTACCAAGCCCTGGACCTTCCGGTTCCCGCATTTGCTCACGTGCCTATGATACTGGCGGCAGACCGGAGCAAGCTCAGCAAGCGACACGGGGCCACCAGCGTCGAGGAGTTTCGCGAGGCAGGCTTCCTTCCTGAGGCCATCCTGAACTACCTGGTTCTCCTTGGCTGGTCCCCTGGGGATGATCAGGAATTCATGGACATACCTGAGATGGTCGATAAGTTTTCCCTCGACAGGATATCGTCCACGCCGGCCATTTATGACGTTACCAAGCTGGCGTGGATGAACGGGCACTATCTAAGGCAGGCAGACCCAGAGCGCCTGGCCCAGCTGAGCATCCCTCACCTACAGAAGACTGGGTTGGTCCCGGCGGACATCACCGCGGAGGAGAGGGCTCAGGTCAAGGAACTGGTGTCTGTGGTTTCCGAGAGAGTCCGGACGCTCGAAGAGGTGCCCGACGCCATATCCTACTTCCTTTCAGAGGATTGGGACTATGACCAAGGGGGCGTGGTAAAGCACTTTGCCCGGGAGGGTGTCTTAGATCTCCTGGAAAAGGCGTACGATGTTCTTAAGCAATTGCCCGATTTCTCACTAGAGACGGTGGAAAGCGCCTACAGGGGCCTCATAGATACCCTGGGAATCTCCGGCGGTTTCCTTATACACCCGACACGGCTCGCCCTTACTGGCAGGACCGTTGGCCCAGGCCTATTCCACATCATGTCTCTCCTCGGAAAGGATACTACACTTAGAAGGCTGAAACGAGCCATTGAATGGGTCAGGAGGACTGTGGCTGAGAACAACAGCGCCCAGGCATCTGCCCAAGATGACCCTGGCAAGGTTGATGCGAGGCGACCAACATGA